The Manduca sexta isolate Smith_Timp_Sample1 unplaced genomic scaffold, JHU_Msex_v1.0 HiC_scaffold_2690, whole genome shotgun sequence genome window below encodes:
- the LOC119188566 gene encoding actin-related protein 2/3 complex subunit 3-like, whose amino-acid sequence MPAYHSTLTDYTQSVGNLALLPIRTTFRGPAPLSPKIELDIIDEALNYFKANVFFRFYEIKSDADRVLIYLTLYISECLKKLQKCSNKNQGQQEMYMLAISKFDIPGEPGFPLNSVYAKPSSSQEADLMRQYLQQLRHETGGRVCEKVFTTEDGKPSKWWLCFAKRKFMDKSLSGPGQ is encoded by the exons atgccT gcGTATCACTCAACGTTAACGGACTACACCCAGTCGGTGGGTAATCTAGCGCTGTTACCTATTCGTACTACGTTCCGGGGCCCGGCTCCGCTCAGCCCTAAGATTGAACTGGATATTATCGATGAGGCGCtcaattattttaaagctaatgttttttttaggtTCTATGAAATCaag TCTGATGCCGATAGAGTCCTCATATATCTGACATTATATATTTCTGAGTGCTTGAAGAAACTTCAGAAATGTTCCAACAAGAATCAGGGCCAACAGGAAATGTACATGTTGGCCATCTCTAAGTTTGACATTCCCGGGGAGCCAGGATTTCCACTCAATTCTGTGTATGCCAAGCCTTCTAGTTCTCAGGAAGCAG ATTTGATGAGACAGTACTTGCAACAATTGAGACATGAAACTGGTGGCAGAGTATGTGAAAAG GTATTTACAACTGAGGATGGGAAACCTAGCAAGTGGTGGTTATGCTTTGCCAAAAGGAAATTCATGGACAAGTCTCTGTCAGGGCCTGGACAATGA
- the LOC115452520 gene encoding short-chain specific acyl-CoA dehydrogenase, mitochondrial has protein sequence MLITISKLVQNLAPATVRHSRCIASLSSLPDTYQMLYKTCRDFAEGELKPNAAKYDREHLYPCEAIKKMGELGLMSIATPEELGGAGLDYLAYAIALEEISRGCASAGVIMSVNNSLYLGPLLGWGTEKQKKEFVTPFCTGDIVGCFALSEPGNGSDAGAASTVAKIQGDKWVLNGTKCWITNGYESRASVVFATTDKSLKHKGISAFIVPKPTKGLELGKKEDKLGIRGSSTCSLIFEDCEIPKENILGEPGFGFKIAMMTLDAGRIGIASQALGIAQASLDVAIEYASKRMAFGKPIMKLQAIQTKLANMALQLESARLLTWRAAYLKDHKQPYTKEAAMAKLAASEAATFLSHQCIQILGGMGYVSDMPAERHYRDARITEIYEGTSEIQRLVIAGQLIKEYGLN, from the exons atgttaataacaatatctaaacttgttcaaaatctgg ccCCTGCAACTGTTCGGCATTCAAGATGCATTGCTTCCTTATCTTCTTTACCGGATACCTACCAAATGCTATACAAAACATGCCGTGACTTCGCCGAAGGAGAATTAAAGCCCAATGCAGCTAAATATGACCGGGAGCATTTGTATCCCTGCGAAGCTATTAAGAAAATGGGTGAATTAGGGCTTATGTCCATTGCGACGCCTGAAGAACTTGGTGGAGCTGGGTTAGACTATCTAGCATATGCCATAGCTCTAGAGGAGATATCTCGTGGCTGTGCGTCGGCTGGTGTCATCATGTCAGTTAATAATTCCTTGTATCTTGGCCCTCTACTGGGTTGGGGAACAGAGAAACAAAAAAAGGAGTTTGTAACACCATTCTGCACTg GAGATATTGTAGGCTGTTTTGCACTATCAGAACCTGGTAATGGCTCTGATGCTGGTGCAGCATCTACAGTAGCCAAGATTCAAGGAGATAAATGGGTCCTCAATGGAACAAAATGTTGGATTACCAATGGGTATGAAAGTAGAGCTTCTGTAGTGTTTGCAACCACAGACAAGAGTTTAAAGCATAAAGGAATTTCAGCATTTATTGTTCCAAAACCAACAAAAGGATTGGAGTTAGGAAAAAAAGAAGATAAATTAGGCATAAGAGGTAGCTCTACTTGTTCACTTATATTTGAAGACTGCGAAATACCCAAAGAAAATATTCTGGGAGAGCCCGGCTTTGGATTTAAAATAGCCATGATGACTTTAGACGCAGGCAGAATTGGTATAGCATCTCAAGCCTTGGGCATTGCACAG GCCTCCCTAGATGTAGCAATAGAATATGCATCCAAAAGAATGGCATTTGGAAAGCCCATTATGAAGTTACAAGCCATACAAACCAAGTTGGCTAACATGGCACTCCAGTTGGAGTCGGCGCGCCTCCTGACGTGGCGTGCTGCATATTTGAAAGACCATAAACAACCCTATACCAAAGAGGCTGCTATGGCGAAACTGGCCGCGTCCGAGGCAGCTACGTTCCTTTCTCACCAGTGTATAcag ATCCTTGGAGGCATGGGTTACGTATCAGATATGCCAGCAGAAAGGCACTACCGTGATGCTCGTATTACAGAGATATACGAAGGCACTTCCGAAATACAAAGGCTGGTCATTGCAGGCCAGCTAATCAAAGAATACGGTCTAAACTGA
- the LOC119192366 gene encoding polymerase delta-interacting protein 2-like: MEILLRFVPAHTLRITTSRILLTHVASYTRLAEVGKLEVPKTTGKYDTGQLILHKVFGYRGVILFPWLARVYDRDATNKKENPETSASAEASGDSLSNAGKEVKGRTHTFYQVLIDTRDAPYIRAQTEAVTFLGNQESSRSLYAIPGLDYVAHDDIIPYTSVERVPLQHELFDKFLMHNPDKEIPFIAQETLRAWQKKNHPWLELSDVHRETTEGVRVTVIPFYMGSRESQNSAVYWWRYCIRLENLGAAAVQLRERHWRIFSLSGTLETVRGRGVVGQEPVLARHAPAFQYSSHVSLQAPSGHMWGTFRMEREDGYTFDCRIPPFSLESKPDEGAPVAPTTAA; encoded by the exons atggaGATATTGCTAAGATTTGTGCCTGCACATACATTACGTATAACAACATCTAGAATATTATTAACTCATGTGGCTAGTTATACTag ATTAGCTGAGGTGGGGAAGTTAGAAGTGCCTAAAACCACCGGAAAATATGACACAGGACAACTAATATTGCATAAAGTATTCGGATATCGCGGTGTGATACTGTTTCCGTGGCTAGCAAGAGTGTATGATAGAGATGCTACTAACAAAAAGGAGAATCCAGAAACATCGGCGTCCGCTGAGGCCTCCGGAGATTCTTTATCGAACGCTGGTAAAGAAGTTAAAGGCAGGACTCACACATTCTACCAGGTCCTCATTGACACTAGGGATGCACCATACATA CGAGCTCAAACGGAGGCAGTAACGTTCCTTGGTAACCAGGAGTCTAGTCGTAGTCTATATGCCATCCCAGGGCTTGACTATGTGGCTCATGACGACATCATACCCTACACGTCGGTGGAGCGCGTGCCGCTGCAACACGAGCTGTTTGACAAGTTTCTCATGCATAATCCAGACAAAG AGATCCCCTTCATAGCGCAAGAAACGCTTCGCGCGTGGCAAAAGAAGAACCATCCGTGGTTGGAACTGAGTGACGTTCACCGCGAGACCACAGAGGGCGTGCGCGTCACTGTTATACCATTTTACATGGGCAGCCGTGAGTCCCAGAACTCTGCTGTCTACTGG TGGCGTTACTGCATCCGCCTGGAGAACCTGGGCGCGGCGGCGGTGCAGCTGCGCGAGCGGCACTGGCGCATCTTCTCGCTGAGCGGCACGCTGGAGAccgtgcgcgggcgcggcgtgGTGGGGCAGGAGCCCGTGCTGGCGCGCCACGCGCCCGCCTTCCAGTACAGCAGCCACGTCAGTCTGCAGGCGCCCAGCGGACACATGTG GGGCACATTTAGAATGGAGCGCGAGGACGGGTACACGTTCGACTGTCGCATCCCGCCGTTCTCGCTGGAGAGCAAGCCGGACGAGGGCGCTCCGGTGGCGCCCACCACCGCCGCGTGA